Part of the Saccharomyces kudriavzevii IFO 1802 strain IFO1802 genome assembly, chromosome: 8 genome is shown below.
ATTTGTACAGAAAATGCGGACGTTTATAAGAAGCACGAGGAAGACCAGGATTTCGTATATTACATTGATCCTACTTGTGAAAAGGACTTTGAGGCGCTTTTATTTGAAGTGCCAAGATTGATATCAATACTTTTCATGCCAAGGTTATCCTACCATCCATCTGGGTTAATCTCATGTGACTCATTAGAGTCTGAAATCCATTCAAGTATTTTCGTGTATTATCAAGCATTGTTGAGCGTTATACCTCATTTAAAGGGAAAGACCCAACTGATCTTATTCAATCCGTCGTTGACATCGGAGCTAAACTTAGTTCATCATAGTACTGAAATTATAACATCCGGAATAATCAACTcattattcaaagttttcaaGAGATATCGGAATTTAAACGTTTTCATGATCAAGCTAGGTATTCTACAAATTGGGTCCCAGCCATCGAACTATAAATTCCTGAAGATGCCAGGTTCAGATATTCACGAGGCTCTACATTATCCCGTTTACAAAATGATAATGTGTGCAAATGGATATAAATTAAGACAAATGTTGAGTTCGCTAACGACTTTGAATGGTTGGAACAATATCTATCATTGCGGCCGATTTAGTTACTTAGTCTCATGGCCGTTTGCCTCACTTATCATTAATCATCATACTTGCTTTTCGTTCGAACATTTCAGAAAAAGGTTAGTAAAAGCTTACAATAGTATAATTTCGATTCTTCCAACATCATCTTCGAAAACGTCTAAATAGTGTCTAAATTCCCTACATCTATATACTTATAAATATCACAATCTGAAAAAGCGAAATAATGACGatggaaaatttcttggGAGGGAAAATCAACGACGGACCAGAAGTTCAGAGCACGCAAACGTAGCCGCCACTCGTCTATAAAGTTACCTCTGTTACTTTAATTGAGATTTAAGATTATCCAACTGTTTCAGTATAGCTGATTTAGCAGTGCCGCCTGTGGcatctcttctttctaCACTCTGCTCGAAGTTGAAAGTTGCAAAGAGGTCTCCAGCAAATCTTGGATCGATCTTTTGGTACTGCTCTAAAGTTAATTTATCAATACCATCGAGAcccaatttttcagcagTAGCAACACACTCGCCAGAGATGTGATGGGTCTCTCTGAATGGAACGCCCTTTCTGACTAAGTAATCTGCCAAATCGGTGGCCAACATATCCATGGTTAAAGAAGCTTCcatcttctccttcttcacAGTTAATGTAGAAATAACACCCGTGGCGATC
Proteins encoded:
- the YSC83 gene encoding Ysc83p (similar to Saccharomyces cerevisiae YSC83 (YHR017W); ancestral locus Anc_1.355), whose translation is MWSGSKDIVDQLFDTGYWVISKSAALGDEIKSHIEKSIESITEKISNKKAPPIQKSNINKHEVYKRLRIGFQDHWKLGLGISATSLCIYLGYQTCFKLPPHLPEAESKAVLIFGDMNDPVIRNQVMDLYRRRFTVYICTENADVYKKHEEDQDFVYYIDPTCEKDFEALLFEVPRLISILFMPRLSYHPSGLISCDSLESEIHSSIFVYYQALLSVIPHLKGKTQLILFNPSLTSELNLVHHSTEIITSGIINSLFKVFKRYRNLNVFMIKLGILQIGSQPSNYKFLKMPGSDIHEALHYPVYKMIMCANGYKLRQMLSSLTTLNGWNNIYHCGRFSYLVSWPFASLIINHHTCFSFEHFRKRLVKAYNSIISILPTSSSKTSK